A portion of the Citrobacter rodentium NBRC 105723 = DSM 16636 genome contains these proteins:
- the topB gene encoding DNA topoisomerase III has translation MRLFIAEKPSLARAIADVLPKPHRKGDGFIECGNGQVVTWCIGHLLEQAQPDVYDSRYARWNLSDLPIVPEKWQLQPRPSVTKQLNVIKRFLHEASEVVHAGDPDREGQLLVDEVLDYLQLAAEKRQQVQRCLINDLNPQAVERAIERLRSNSEFVPLCVSALARARADWLYGINMTRAYTILGRNAGYQGVLSVGRVQTPVLGLVVRRDEEIENFIPKDFFEVRAHIVTPADERFIAIWQPSEACEPYQDEEGRLLHRPLAEHVVNRINGQPAFVTSYNDKRESESAPLPFSLSALQIEAAKRFGLSAQNVLDICQRLYETHKLITYPRSDCRYLPEEHFAGRHAVMNAIGVHAPDLLPQPVVNPDTRNRCWDDKKVDAHHAIIPTARSSTINLSENEAKVYNLIARQYLMQFCPDAVFRKCVIELEIAKGKFIAKARFLAEAGWRTLLGSKERDEENDGTPLPVVAKGDELLCEKGEVVERQTQPPRHFTDATLLSAMTGIARFVQDKDLKKILRATDGLGTEATRAGIIELLFKRGFLTKKGRYIHSTDAGKALFHSLPEMATRPDMTAHWESVLTQISEKQCRYQDFMQPLVGTLYQLIDQAKSTPVRRFRGIVAPGGGSSEKKKSAPRKRAAKKSPPSAEAGL, from the coding sequence ATGCGGTTGTTTATTGCCGAAAAGCCGAGTCTGGCCCGCGCGATTGCCGATGTGCTGCCGAAGCCGCACCGTAAAGGCGATGGCTTCATCGAGTGCGGAAACGGGCAGGTGGTCACCTGGTGTATCGGCCACCTGCTGGAGCAGGCGCAGCCTGACGTCTATGACAGCCGCTATGCGCGCTGGAATCTTTCCGACCTGCCGATTGTGCCGGAAAAGTGGCAGTTGCAGCCGCGTCCGTCGGTGACCAAACAGCTTAATGTGATCAAGCGGTTCCTGCATGAAGCCAGTGAAGTCGTTCACGCCGGCGACCCGGATCGTGAAGGGCAGCTGCTGGTCGATGAAGTGCTGGATTACCTGCAGCTGGCGGCGGAAAAGCGTCAGCAGGTGCAGCGCTGCCTGATCAACGACCTGAACCCGCAGGCGGTAGAGCGGGCCATTGAGCGTCTGCGTTCCAACAGCGAGTTTGTGCCGCTGTGCGTTTCGGCGCTGGCGCGCGCCCGCGCCGACTGGCTGTACGGCATCAATATGACCCGCGCTTATACCATTCTCGGACGCAATGCTGGTTATCAGGGCGTGCTCTCGGTCGGGCGCGTCCAGACGCCGGTGCTGGGGCTGGTGGTGCGTCGCGACGAAGAAATTGAGAACTTTATTCCAAAAGATTTCTTTGAGGTGAGAGCGCATATCGTCACTCCCGCTGACGAGCGTTTTATCGCTATATGGCAGCCGAGCGAAGCCTGTGAGCCGTATCAGGACGAGGAGGGGCGACTGCTGCACCGTCCGCTGGCCGAGCATGTGGTGAACCGGATCAACGGTCAACCGGCCTTCGTCACCAGCTATAACGATAAACGGGAATCAGAATCCGCGCCGCTGCCGTTTTCGCTTTCCGCCCTGCAGATTGAGGCGGCAAAGCGTTTCGGCCTGAGCGCGCAAAACGTTCTCGACATCTGCCAGAGGCTGTATGAAACCCATAAACTGATCACCTACCCGCGTTCTGACTGCCGCTACCTGCCGGAAGAGCACTTTGCCGGTCGTCATGCGGTGATGAACGCTATCGGCGTTCACGCGCCGGATCTTCTGCCGCAGCCGGTGGTTAACCCGGATACCCGCAACCGCTGCTGGGATGATAAAAAGGTCGATGCGCACCACGCCATCATTCCTACTGCGCGCAGTTCGACAATCAACCTCAGCGAAAATGAAGCGAAGGTTTATAACCTGATTGCGCGTCAGTATCTGATGCAGTTCTGTCCGGATGCGGTGTTCCGCAAATGTGTGATAGAGCTGGAGATCGCCAAAGGCAAATTTATCGCCAAAGCGCGCTTCCTGGCGGAAGCCGGGTGGCGCACGCTGCTGGGCAGTAAAGAGCGCGACGAGGAGAACGACGGAACGCCGCTGCCGGTGGTGGCGAAAGGTGATGAGCTGCTGTGTGAAAAGGGCGAGGTCGTTGAGCGTCAGACCCAGCCACCGCGGCACTTTACCGACGCCACGCTGCTGTCGGCGATGACGGGGATCGCCCGCTTTGTGCAGGATAAAGATCTGAAGAAGATCCTGCGCGCCACCGACGGGCTGGGAACGGAAGCGACCCGCGCCGGGATTATCGAGCTGTTGTTTAAGCGCGGTTTTTTAACCAAAAAAGGGCGCTATATTCACTCGACCGACGCTGGCAAAGCGCTGTTCCACTCGCTGCCGGAGATGGCGACCCGTCCCGATATGACCGCGCACTGGGAGTCGGTGCTGACGCAAATCAGCGAAAAGCAGTGCCGCTATCAGGATTTTATGCAGCCGCTGGTAGGAACGCTGTATCAGCTGATCGATCAGGCGAAGTCGACGCCGGTTCGCCGCTTTCGCGGCATTGTCGCCCCCGGCGGCGGAAGCAGCGAGAAGAAAAAGAGCGCGCCGCGTAAGCGGGCGGCGAAAAAAAGCCCGCCATCGGCAGAGGCGGGCCTGTAG
- the selD gene encoding selenide, water dikinase SelD, which produces MSEHAIRLTQYSHGAGCGCKISPKVLETILHSEQAKFVDPNLLVGNETRDDAAVYDLGNGTSVISTTDFFMPIVDNPFDFGRIAATNAISDIFAMGGKPIMAIAILGWPVSKLSPEIAREVTEGGRFACRQAGIALAGGHSIDAPEPIFGLAVTGVVPTERVKKNSTAQAGCKLFLTKPLGIGVLTTAGKKSLLKPEHQGLATEVMCRMNIAGAAFAEIDGVKAMTDVTGFGLLGHLSEMCQGAGVQAQIDYQAVPKLPGVEEYIRLGAVPGGTERNFASYGHLMGEMPREVRDLLCDPQTSGGLLLAVTPEAVAEVQAAAAKFAIDLTAIGELVEARGGRVMVEIR; this is translated from the coding sequence ATGAGCGAGCATGCTATTCGTTTAACGCAGTACAGCCACGGAGCGGGTTGTGGTTGTAAAATTTCCCCGAAAGTGCTGGAAACCATTCTGCACAGCGAGCAGGCGAAGTTTGTCGACCCGAACCTGCTTGTGGGCAATGAGACCCGCGACGACGCGGCGGTGTATGACCTGGGCAACGGCACCAGCGTTATCAGTACCACCGACTTCTTTATGCCGATCGTCGATAATCCATTTGATTTTGGCCGTATTGCGGCGACCAACGCCATCAGCGATATTTTCGCCATGGGCGGCAAACCGATTATGGCGATTGCCATTCTCGGCTGGCCTGTCAGTAAACTATCGCCGGAAATCGCCCGCGAGGTGACCGAAGGTGGGCGGTTTGCCTGTCGTCAGGCGGGGATTGCGCTGGCGGGCGGCCACTCGATTGACGCGCCGGAACCGATCTTTGGTCTGGCGGTGACGGGCGTCGTGCCTACCGAACGGGTAAAGAAAAACAGCACCGCGCAGGCGGGCTGCAAACTTTTCCTTACCAAGCCGCTTGGCATTGGCGTTCTGACTACCGCCGGGAAAAAGTCGCTGCTTAAGCCTGAGCATCAGGGGCTGGCGACGGAGGTGATGTGCCGGATGAATATCGCCGGCGCCGCGTTTGCTGAGATCGACGGGGTTAAAGCGATGACCGACGTCACCGGCTTTGGCCTGCTTGGCCACCTGAGCGAAATGTGCCAGGGCGCAGGCGTTCAGGCGCAGATCGACTACCAGGCGGTGCCGAAACTGCCGGGCGTTGAGGAGTACATTCGCCTTGGCGCAGTGCCGGGCGGCACCGAACGAAACTTTGCCAGCTATGGTCATTTGATGGGCGAAATGCCGCGTGAAGTGCGCGACCTGCTGTGCGACCCGCAAACTTCCGGCGGCCTGCTGCTGGCGGTGACGCCGGAAGCGGTAGCGGAAGTGCAGGCCGCCGCTGCAAAGTTCGCTATCGACCTGACGGCGATAGGCGAGCTGGTCGAGGCCCGCGGCGGGCGCGTCATGGTCGAGATCCGTTAA
- a CDS encoding NAD(P)H nitroreductase has protein sequence MDALELLVNRRSASRLAEPAPAGEQLQNILRAGMRAPDHKSLQPWHFFVIEGERRERFSAVLEKGALAADGDEKAIEKARSAPFRAPLIIAVVAKCQENHKVPLWEQEMSAGCAVMAMQMAAVAQGFGGIWRSGALTESPVVREAFGCRAQDKIVGFLYLGTPQLKASTTINVPDTAPFVTLF, from the coding sequence ATGGATGCACTTGAATTACTTGTTAACCGCCGTAGCGCCTCGCGTCTGGCAGAGCCTGCTCCTGCCGGTGAGCAATTACAGAATATCCTGCGGGCGGGAATGCGGGCGCCCGACCATAAGTCCCTTCAGCCCTGGCATTTTTTTGTGATCGAGGGCGAAAGACGCGAGCGTTTCAGCGCCGTGCTGGAAAAAGGGGCGCTGGCCGCCGATGGCGATGAAAAAGCCATAGAAAAAGCGCGCAGCGCGCCGTTTCGCGCGCCGCTGATTATCGCGGTAGTGGCGAAGTGTCAGGAAAATCATAAAGTCCCGCTCTGGGAACAGGAGATGTCCGCCGGCTGCGCGGTGATGGCGATGCAAATGGCGGCGGTAGCGCAGGGCTTTGGCGGCATCTGGCGCAGCGGGGCGTTAACCGAAAGCCCGGTGGTGCGCGAGGCGTTTGGCTGTCGTGCGCAGGATAAAATCGTCGGTTTTCTCTACCTTGGCACGCCGCAGCTGAAAGCCTCCACCACCATTAACGTGCCGGACACGGCGCCATTCGTCACTTTATTCTAG
- the sppA gene encoding signal peptide peptidase SppA has translation MRTLWRFIAGFFKWTWRLLNFVREMVLNLLFIFLILVGVGIWMQVNNGASSEKVARGALLLDISGVIVDKPSSTNRLGVIGRQLFGASSDRLQENSLFDIVNTIRQAKDDSNITGIVMDLKDFAGADQPSMQYIGKALREFRDSGKPVYAIGDNFSQGQYYLASFANKIWLTPQGSVDLHGFATNGLYYKSLLDKLKVSTHVFRVGTYKSAVEPFIRDDMSPAAREADSRWIGELWQNYLNTIAANRQITAQQVFPGAQGVLDGLTKVGGDTAKYALDHKLVDALLSSSEMEKALSKAFGWSKSDNNYRAISYYDYSLNTPADTGSSVAVVFANGAIMDGEETPGNVGGDTTAAQIRDARLDPKVKAIVLRVNSPGGSVTASEVIRSELAAAKAAGKPVVVSMGGMAASGGYWISTPASYIVANPSTLTGSIGIFGVINTVENSLDSIGVHTDGVATSPLADISMTKALPPEVQQIMQLSIENGYKRFITLVAESRKSTPEQVDKIAQGHVWTGQDAKANGLVDSLGDFDDAVAKAAELAKLKQWHIDYYQSEPSFFDMVMDSMSGSVRAMLPQAIQAMLPAPLATAASAVKAEGDKLAAFNDPQNRYAFCLTCANMR, from the coding sequence ATGCGAACCCTGTGGCGATTTATTGCCGGTTTTTTTAAATGGACGTGGCGATTACTGAATTTTGTCCGTGAAATGGTGCTTAATTTGCTCTTTATTTTCCTGATCCTGGTCGGCGTCGGGATCTGGATGCAGGTCAACAACGGTGCCAGCAGCGAAAAGGTCGCGCGCGGCGCCCTGCTGCTGGATATCTCCGGCGTGATCGTCGATAAGCCGTCCAGCACCAATCGCCTGGGCGTGATTGGCCGTCAGCTGTTCGGCGCCAGTTCTGACCGCCTGCAGGAGAACTCCCTGTTTGACATCGTCAACACCATCCGCCAGGCGAAAGACGATAGCAACATCACCGGTATCGTGATGGATCTGAAGGATTTCGCTGGCGCCGATCAGCCGTCGATGCAATACATCGGTAAAGCGCTGCGCGAATTCCGCGACAGCGGTAAGCCGGTCTATGCCATTGGCGATAACTTCAGCCAGGGCCAGTATTACCTGGCAAGCTTCGCCAATAAGATCTGGCTGACTCCGCAAGGGTCCGTTGACCTGCATGGCTTCGCCACCAACGGTCTGTATTACAAATCCCTGCTGGATAAGCTGAAGGTATCGACCCACGTCTTCCGCGTCGGCACCTATAAATCCGCCGTTGAGCCATTTATCCGCGACGATATGTCCCCTGCCGCGCGCGAAGCGGACAGCCGCTGGATTGGCGAACTGTGGCAGAACTACCTTAACACCATTGCGGCGAACCGCCAGATCACCGCGCAGCAGGTGTTCCCTGGCGCCCAGGGCGTGCTGGACGGCCTGACAAAAGTCGGCGGCGATACCGCGAAATATGCGCTTGACCATAAGCTGGTTGACGCCCTGCTTTCCAGTAGCGAAATGGAAAAAGCGCTGAGCAAAGCGTTTGGCTGGAGCAAGTCTGATAACAACTATCGGGCGATAAGCTATTACGACTACTCGCTGAATACGCCTGCGGATACCGGCAGCTCTGTCGCCGTGGTGTTTGCTAACGGCGCGATTATGGATGGCGAGGAGACGCCGGGGAACGTTGGCGGCGATACCACCGCCGCGCAAATTCGCGATGCCCGTCTGGACCCGAAAGTGAAGGCTATAGTCCTGCGCGTAAACAGCCCCGGCGGCAGCGTGACGGCGTCGGAAGTGATCCGCTCTGAGCTGGCCGCCGCGAAAGCGGCCGGTAAGCCGGTAGTCGTGTCAATGGGCGGTATGGCGGCATCCGGCGGCTACTGGATCTCCACGCCTGCCAGCTACATTGTCGCTAACCCGAGCACGCTGACCGGCTCGATCGGTATTTTCGGGGTGATCAATACCGTTGAGAACAGCCTGGACTCCATTGGCGTACATACCGATGGCGTGGCGACGTCGCCGCTGGCGGATATTTCCATGACCAAAGCCCTGCCGCCGGAAGTTCAGCAAATCATGCAGCTGAGCATCGAGAATGGCTATAAGCGCTTTATCACCCTGGTCGCCGAGTCGCGTAAATCCACGCCTGAGCAGGTAGATAAAATCGCTCAGGGCCACGTCTGGACCGGTCAGGACGCAAAAGCGAACGGCCTCGTCGACAGTCTGGGCGATTTCGATGACGCGGTGGCGAAAGCCGCTGAGCTGGCGAAACTCAAACAGTGGCATATCGACTATTATCAGAGCGAGCCGTCCTTCTTCGATATGGTAATGGACAGTATGTCCGGCTCGGTGCGCGCGATGCTGCCGCAGGCGATTCAGGCGATGCTGCCCGCGCCGTTGGCCACCGCCGCCAGCGCGGTTAAAGCCGAAGGCGACAAGCTGGCGGCGTTTAACGATCCGCAAAACCGTTATGCCTTTTGTCTGACCTGCGCTAACATGCGCTAA
- the ansA gene encoding asparaginase, translating to MQKKSIYVAYTGGTIGMQRSEQGYIPVSGHLQRQLALMPEFHRPEMPDFTIHEYAPLMDSSDMTPADWQHIADDIQAHYDEYDGFVILHGTDTMAFTASALSFMLENLGKPVIVTGSQIPLAELRSDGQINLLNALYVAANYPINEVTLFFNNRLFRGNRTTKAHADGFDAFASPNLQPLLEAGIHIRRLGTPPAPHGDGPLVVHPITPQPIGVVTIYPGISADVVRNFLRQPVKALILRSYGVGNAPQNKAFLRELSEASDRGIVVVNLTQCMSGKVNMGGYATGNALAHAGVIGGADMTVEATLTKLHFLLSQGLDTAAIRKAMRQNLRGELTPDD from the coding sequence ATGCAGAAGAAATCTATTTACGTTGCCTATACCGGCGGCACCATTGGGATGCAGCGTTCGGAACAGGGTTACATTCCGGTTTCCGGTCACCTTCAGCGCCAGCTGGCGCTGATGCCCGAATTCCATCGTCCGGAAATGCCCGACTTCACTATTCATGAATACGCTCCGCTGATGGACTCGTCCGATATGACGCCGGCGGACTGGCAGCATATTGCCGACGACATTCAGGCGCATTACGACGAGTATGATGGCTTCGTTATCCTGCACGGAACGGACACCATGGCGTTCACCGCCTCGGCGCTGTCGTTTATGCTGGAGAATCTTGGCAAACCGGTAATAGTGACAGGGTCACAAATCCCGCTGGCCGAGCTGCGTTCAGACGGGCAGATCAATCTGCTTAACGCGCTGTACGTGGCGGCCAATTATCCGATTAATGAAGTCACCCTGTTTTTCAACAATCGGCTGTTTCGCGGTAACCGCACGACGAAAGCCCACGCGGACGGCTTTGACGCCTTCGCCTCTCCCAACCTTCAGCCGCTGCTGGAAGCCGGCATCCATATCCGGCGACTCGGCACCCCGCCCGCTCCACATGGCGACGGGCCGTTAGTCGTCCACCCTATCACTCCGCAGCCGATTGGCGTGGTGACCATTTATCCGGGCATTTCCGCCGACGTGGTGCGGAACTTTCTGCGCCAGCCGGTGAAGGCGCTGATTCTGCGCTCTTATGGCGTGGGCAACGCGCCGCAGAATAAAGCGTTTCTGCGCGAGCTGAGCGAGGCCAGCGACCGCGGGATCGTGGTGGTCAACCTGACGCAGTGCATGTCGGGCAAAGTGAATATGGGCGGTTACGCCACCGGTAACGCGCTGGCCCATGCCGGGGTGATTGGCGGCGCGGATATGACCGTGGAGGCGACGCTGACCAAACTGCATTTTCTGTTAAGCCAGGGTCTGGACACAGCGGCAATCCGCAAGGCCATGAGGCAAAACCTGCGTGGCGAACTGACGCCGGACGACTAA
- the pncA gene encoding bifunctional nicotinamidase/pyrazinamidase: MTHRALLLVDLQNDFCAGGALAVPEGDSTVDIANRLISWCQARGVLVIASQDWHPANHGSFASQHQVEPYTRGQLDGLAQTFWPDHCVQHTEGAALHPLLNQQAIGEVFYKGENPQVDSYSAFFDNGRRQQTGLDAWLKAHDVSELIVMGLATDYCVKFTVLDALQLGYSVNVITDGCRGVNLQPQDSSQAFMEMAAAGATLYTLADWEETQG, translated from the coding sequence ATGACGCATCGCGCTCTGTTACTGGTCGATTTACAAAACGACTTCTGCGCCGGCGGCGCGCTGGCGGTCCCCGAAGGCGACAGCACGGTGGACATTGCTAACCGGCTGATAAGCTGGTGTCAGGCGCGCGGCGTGCTGGTTATCGCCAGTCAGGACTGGCATCCGGCCAACCACGGCAGTTTCGCCAGCCAGCATCAGGTTGAACCTTATACCCGGGGGCAGCTTGACGGTCTGGCGCAAACCTTCTGGCCCGATCACTGCGTGCAGCATACCGAAGGCGCGGCGCTGCATCCGCTGTTAAATCAGCAAGCCATCGGGGAGGTATTTTACAAAGGCGAAAATCCGCAGGTTGACAGCTACAGCGCGTTTTTTGATAACGGACGTCGTCAACAGACCGGTCTGGACGCCTGGCTGAAAGCACATGACGTTAGCGAGCTGATCGTTATGGGGCTGGCGACCGACTACTGCGTAAAATTCACCGTGCTGGACGCCTTGCAGTTAGGCTATAGCGTAAACGTCATCACCGACGGCTGTCGCGGCGTGAACCTGCAGCCACAGGACAGCAGCCAGGCGTTTATGGAGATGGCCGCAGCAGGCGCAACGCTGTATACCCTGGCCGACTGGGAAGAGACGCAGGGTTAA
- the tnpA gene encoding IS66-like element accessory protein TnpA, with amino-acid sequence MSIIFSGHYRMEYRTWITEALRLHFEEHLPRVVAGRRLGVPKSTVCSMFVRFRRAGLSWPLPAGMSEQELDACLYGQFSTVPVVRPESTVISETPVVKKRPRRPNFPYEFKIALVEQSLQPGACVAQIARENGINDNLLFNWRHQYRKGGLLPSGKNMPALLPVTLTPEPDNKIPAPAQEPEQINTPSDSLCCELVLPAGTLRLKGKLTPALLQTLIREIKGSSH; translated from the coding sequence ATGTCCATCATTTTTAGTGGACACTATCGTATGGAATACCGGACCTGGATTACTGAAGCTTTACGCCTTCACTTCGAAGAACATTTACCTCGGGTTGTGGCCGGACGTCGCCTGGGTGTACCAAAATCAACAGTTTGTAGTATGTTCGTGCGCTTTCGGAGAGCTGGCCTTTCGTGGCCTTTGCCCGCAGGCATGTCGGAGCAGGAACTTGATGCCTGCCTTTACGGACAATTTTCCACGGTACCAGTCGTACGTCCTGAAAGCACCGTTATATCCGAAACCCCCGTGGTAAAAAAACGTCCCCGGCGGCCCAACTTCCCTTATGAGTTTAAAATCGCCTTAGTGGAGCAGTCACTGCAGCCCGGAGCCTGTGTGGCGCAGATCGCCCGGGAAAACGGAATCAACGATAACCTGCTCTTCAACTGGCGCCATCAATACCGGAAAGGTGGCCTGCTGCCTTCCGGAAAAAATATGCCGGCACTGCTTCCCGTGACGTTAACGCCGGAGCCGGATAATAAAATCCCGGCCCCCGCACAGGAACCAGAGCAGATAAATACACCGTCCGACAGTCTGTGTTGTGAGCTGGTTCTGCCGGCCGGAACTCTCAGGCTTAAAGGTAAACTGACGCCGGCGTTATTACAGACACTTATCCGCGAAATAAAAGGGAGCAGCCACTGA
- the tnpB gene encoding IS66 family insertion sequence element accessory protein TnpB (TnpB, as the term is used for proteins encoded by IS66 family insertion elements, is considered an accessory protein, since TnpC, encoded by a neighboring gene, is a DDE family transposase.): MISLPAGSRIWLVAGITDMRNGFNGLASKVQNVLKDDPFSGHLFIFRGRRGDQIKVLWADSDGLCLFTKRLERGRFIWPVTRDGKVHLTPAQLSMLLEGINWKHPKRTERAGIRI, encoded by the coding sequence ATGATATCTCTCCCTGCAGGTTCGCGTATCTGGCTGGTTGCAGGTATCACCGATATGCGAAATGGCTTTAACGGCCTGGCATCAAAAGTTCAGAACGTCCTGAAGGATGACCCGTTCTCCGGACACCTGTTCATCTTCCGCGGACGCCGGGGTGACCAGATAAAAGTGTTGTGGGCTGACAGTGACGGACTGTGCCTCTTCACCAAACGCCTGGAGCGGGGCCGCTTCATCTGGCCAGTCACCCGTGACGGCAAGGTGCACCTTACTCCGGCTCAGTTATCCATGCTTCTTGAAGGTATCAACTGGAAGCACCCGAAACGAACGGAACGCGCTGGAATCCGCATATAA
- a CDS encoding IS66-like element ISCro1 family transposase, which yields MDTSLAHENARLRALLQTQQDTIRQMAEYNRLLSQRVAAYASEINRLKALVAKLQRMQFGKSSEKLRAKTERQIQDAQERISALQEEMAETLGEQYDPALPSALRQSSARKPLPASLPRETRVIRPEEECCPACGGELSSLGCDVSEQLELISSAFKVIETQRPKLACCRCDHIVQAPVPSKPIARSYAGAGLLAHVVTGKYADHLPLYRQSEIYRRQGVELSRATLGRWTGAVAELLEPLYDVLRQYVLMPGKVHADDIPVPVQEPGSGKTRTARLWVYVRDDRNAGSQMPPAVWFAYSPDRKGIHPQNHLSGYSGVLQADAYGGYRALYESGRITEAACMAHARRKIHDVHARAPTDITTEALQRIGELYAIEAEVRGCSAEQRLAARKARAASLMQSLYDWIQTQMKTLSRHSDTAKAFAYLLKQWDSLNVYCSNGWVEIDNNIAENALRGVAVGRKNWLFAGSDSGGEHAAVLYSLIGTCRLNNVEPEKWLRYVIEHIQDWPANRVRDLLPWKVDLSSQ from the coding sequence ATGGACACCTCACTTGCTCATGAGAACGCCCGCCTGCGGGCACTGTTGCAGACGCAACAGGACACCATCCGCCAGATGGCCGAATACAACCGCCTGCTCTCACAGCGGGTGGCGGCTTATGCTTCCGAAATCAACCGGCTGAAGGCGCTGGTTGCGAAACTGCAACGTATGCAGTTCGGTAAAAGCTCAGAAAAACTTCGCGCAAAAACCGAACGGCAGATACAGGATGCACAGGAGAGAATCAGCGCACTTCAGGAAGAAATGGCTGAAACGCTGGGTGAGCAATATGACCCGGCACTGCCATCCGCCCTGCGCCAGTCTTCAGCCCGTAAACCGTTACCGGCCTCACTTCCCCGTGAAACCCGGGTTATCCGGCCGGAAGAGGAATGCTGTCCTGCCTGTGGTGGTGAACTCAGTTCTCTGGGATGTGATGTGTCAGAGCAACTGGAGCTTATCAGCAGCGCCTTTAAGGTTATCGAAACACAACGTCCGAAACTGGCCTGTTGCCGGTGCGACCATATCGTGCAGGCACCAGTACCTTCAAAACCCATTGCACGCAGTTATGCCGGAGCGGGGCTTCTGGCCCATGTTGTCACCGGGAAATATGCAGACCATCTGCCGTTATACCGCCAGTCAGAAATATACCGTCGTCAGGGAGTGGAGCTGAGCCGTGCCACACTGGGGCGCTGGACAGGTGCTGTTGCTGAACTGCTGGAGCCGCTGTATGACGTCCTGCGCCAGTATGTGCTGATGCCCGGTAAAGTCCATGCTGATGATATCCCCGTCCCGGTCCAGGAGCCGGGCAGCGGTAAAACCCGGACAGCCCGGCTGTGGGTCTACGTCCGTGATGACCGTAACGCCGGTTCACAGATGCCCCCGGCGGTCTGGTTCGCGTACAGCCCGGACCGGAAAGGCATACATCCACAGAATCACCTGTCCGGTTACAGCGGAGTGCTTCAGGCCGATGCTTACGGTGGCTACCGGGCGTTATACGAATCCGGCAGAATAACGGAAGCCGCGTGTATGGCCCATGCCCGGAGAAAAATCCACGATGTGCATGCAAGAGCGCCAACCGATATCACCACGGAAGCCCTGCAGCGTATCGGTGAACTGTATGCCATCGAAGCAGAAGTCCGGGGATGTTCAGCAGAACAGCGTCTGGCGGCAAGAAAAGCCAGAGCTGCGTCACTGATGCAGTCACTGTATGACTGGATACAGACTCAGATGAAAACACTGTCGCGTCACTCGGATACGGCAAAAGCGTTCGCATACCTGCTGAAACAGTGGGATAGCCTGAACGTGTACTGCAGTAATGGCTGGGTGGAAATCGACAACAACATCGCAGAGAACGCCTTAAGGGGAGTGGCCGTAGGCCGGAAAAACTGGCTGTTCGCGGGTTCTGACAGCGGTGGCGAACATGCGGCGGTGTTGTACTCGCTGATCGGCACATGCCGTCTGAACAATGTGGAGCCAGAAAAATGGCTGCGTTACGTCATTGAGCATATCCAGGACTGGCCGGCAAATCGGGTACGCGATCTGTTGCCCTGGAAAGTTGATCTGAGCTCTCAGTAA
- a CDS encoding DeoR/GlpR family DNA-binding transcription regulator, with amino-acid sequence MAAKDRIQAIRQMVTNDKKVVVSNLSALFQVTEETIRRDLEKLEDEGFLTRTYGGAVLNVNALAENVHFYKRARSFYEEKQVIARKSLPFIKNKTTMAADSSSTVMELLKLLKDRSDLTLLTNSAEAFHELAQSELNVVSTGGELNKNTLSLQGRITKEIISRYHVDIMVMSCKGLDRESGALDSNEAEAEIKKVMIRQAAEVALLVDHSKFDRKAFVQLIDLSHINYIITNKAPGAEWVAFCKQNNIQLIY; translated from the coding sequence GTGGCGGCAAAAGACAGAATTCAGGCAATCAGGCAAATGGTTACCAATGATAAAAAAGTGGTGGTCTCCAATTTAAGCGCCCTGTTTCAGGTGACTGAAGAAACGATTCGCCGCGATCTGGAAAAGCTCGAAGATGAAGGTTTTTTAACCCGAACTTACGGCGGCGCGGTATTAAATGTTAACGCATTAGCAGAAAACGTGCATTTTTATAAACGCGCCAGGTCGTTTTATGAAGAAAAGCAGGTTATTGCGCGTAAATCGTTACCCTTTATTAAAAATAAAACCACCATGGCGGCAGATTCCAGCAGTACGGTGATGGAGTTATTAAAGCTGCTGAAAGACAGAAGCGATTTGACCTTGCTAACCAATTCCGCAGAGGCTTTTCATGAGTTGGCGCAATCGGAACTCAACGTTGTTTCTACCGGTGGTGAGTTAAACAAGAATACGTTGTCTTTGCAGGGACGAATCACGAAAGAGATTATCAGTCGTTACCATGTGGACATCATGGTAATGAGCTGTAAAGGCCTGGACAGAGAAAGCGGCGCGCTGGATTCTAATGAAGCAGAAGCGGAGATTAAAAAAGTCATGATTCGCCAGGCGGCGGAGGTGGCATTACTGGTAGACCATTCAAAGTTCGATCGCAAAGCTTTCGTTCAATTAATTGATTTAAGCCATATTAATTACATTATAACGAATAAAGCGCCAGGTGCGGAATGGGTTGCGTTTTGTAAACAAAACAACATCCAGCTTATTTATTAA